The Drechmeria coniospora strain ARSEF 6962 chromosome 02, whole genome shotgun sequence genome has a segment encoding these proteins:
- a CDS encoding oxidoreductase yields MKRKAGSQANGQKAGGKRPKKTCNSLSAEEAAKRFRAGLLDKSVLGSYTDEYAASTPYKHAVIHELVDDKLLRSVRDEIRNNVEFTPKETDIYKIHQSGDLANLDGLDDESLAKLPSLLALRDAVYSETFRNYVSAITGCGPLSGRKTDMAINVYTPGCYLLCHDDVIGSRRVSYILYLTDPDKPWQPEWGGALRLFPVQELENEDGEVAKTPLPDVVKVIPPAWNQLSFFAVQPGESFHDVEEVYHADTKAQLERDGGRVRMAISGWFHIPQLGEEGYVEGEEEKNAMNSSLMQLQGNPAQYDLPKPQPVKVPNSKGGQDDFQEADLEFLLKYMAPTYLTPDTLEQIADHFEETSSITLADILSKKFSHRLREYVTAQENQPPPADGATVDESSGWKVARPPHKQRYLYQHPSQLRPAKEESPVTELLDILLPSRQFRQWLQVATGCTVESSDVVARRFRRGQDYTLATGHDGKPRLELSLAITPTSGWGDDDDADAEAEAEMERAKPKGKGKGKAKAEPEESAKERDGDEVGGHEVYMAGDDDDDEDAAIYKSSGGDDNILFFQAAAWNKLAIVLRDSGALKFVKYVSRRAQGDRWDLSAVFEVAEQDDEDGHDNGEGGAPAQGSSDEEEFQGFSDPGESDSD; encoded by the exons ATGAAGAGAAAGGCAGGGAGCCAGGCCAACGGCCAGAAAGCTGGCGGGAAAAGGCCCAAGAAGACCTGCAATT CCCTGTCGGCGGAAGAGGCGGCCAAACGGTTCCGCGCTGGCCTCCTTGACAAGTCGGTCCTCGGCTCGTACACGGACGAATATGCCGCCTCGACTCCCTACAAGCATGCCGTCATccacgagctcgtcgacgacaaacTTCTACGCTCCGTGAGGGACGAAATCCGCAACAACGTCGAGTTCACCCCAAAGGAAACCGACATCTACAAGATCCACCAGTCCGGCGACCTTgccaacctcgacggcctcgacgacgagtcccTCGCCAAGCTCCCCTCGCTGCTCGCCCTTCGCGATGCCGTATACTCCGAGACGTTCCGAAACTACGTCTCCGCCATCACCGGGTGCGGCCCCCTGAGCGGACGCAAGACCGACATGGCCATCAACGTCTACACCCCTGGCTGCTATCTCCTCTgccacgacgacgtcatCGGCAGTCGCCGCGTCAGCTACATCCTCTACCTCACCGATCCGGACAAGCCCTGGCAGCCTGAATGGGGTGGCGCCCTCCGCCTATTCCCCGTCCAAGAACTCGAaaacgaggacggcgaggtggcAAAGACGCCGCTGCCCGATGTCGTCAAAGTAATACCCCCGGCCTGGAATCAGCTAAGCTTCTTCGCCGTCCAACCCGGCGAGAGCTtccacgacgtcgaggaggtctACCATGCCGACACCAAAGCGCAGTTGGAGAGGGACGGCGGTCGCGTTCGAATGGCCATCAGCGGCTGGTTCCACATCCCCCAGCTCGGGGAGGAAGGCTacgtcgagggcgaagaggagAAGAATGCAATGAACAGCAGCTTGATGCAGCTCCAGGGCAACCCTGCCCAGTACGACTTGCCCAAGCCGCAGCCGGTCAAGGTGCCCAACTCCAAGGGCGGCCAAGACGACTTTCAGGAGGCGGACCTCGAGTTCCTCCTCAAGTACATGGCGCCCACCTACCTCACGCCCGATACTCTCGAGCAAATCGCCGACCACTTCGAGGAGACGTCGAGCATAACGCTGGCCGACATTCTGTCCAAAAAGTTTTCTCACCGCCTGAGGGAGTACGTGACAGCCCAGGAAAATCAGCCACCGCCCGCGGATGGCGCCACCGTGGACGAAAGCTCGGGCTGGAAggtggcgaggccgccgcaCAAGCAGCGTTACCTGTATCAGCACCCCAGCCAGTTGCGTCCCGCAAAGGAGGAATCCCCCGTCACGGAGCTTCTGGACATACTCCTGCCTAGTCGTCAGTTCCGCCAGTGGTTGCAGGTCGCGACGGGATGCACCGTCGAGAgctccgacgtcgtcgctcgccgttTTCGACGCGGTCAGGACTACACCCTCGCCACCGGTCACGATGGCAAGCCGCGCCTTGAGCTGAGCCTGGCCATCACTCCGACGTCTGGTtggggtgacgacgacgacgctgacgccgaggccgaggccgagatggaaaGGGCCAAGCCCAAgggcaaaggcaaaggcaaagCCAAGGCCGAGCCGGAAGAGTCGGCAAAGgagcgagacggcgacgaggtcggcgggcACGAAGTCTACATGGCCggagatgacgatgacgacgaggatgcggccATCTACAAGTccagcggcggcgatgacaaCATCCTCTTCTTCCAGGCGGCCGCCTGGAACAAGCTAGCCATTGTCCTGCGCGACAGCGGTGCCCTCAAGTTCGTCAAGTACGTCAGCCGTAGGGCCCAGGGTGATCGGTGGGACCTTTCCGCTGTCTTCGAGGTAGcggagcaggacgacgaggatggccatGATAACGGCGAGGGCGGAGCGCCAGCGCAGGGAtcgtcggacgaggaagagtTTCAGGGATTTTCGGACCCCGGGGAGAGCGACTCTGATTAA
- a CDS encoding P-type ATPase, translated as MSDSDAVDTDKGPSDKGDILLQQRSSVCGKPTQTQLPLHRRLQHAAKSLYQSTIVELVLRQKQITPSKDGRHIPLAIEHVKPLVDTRRGHAYISNDVRTSRYTIWDFIPKQLIFQFSRVGNFYFLCVGIPQTIPGLSTTGSFTTILPLLFFVLLTIVKEGYDDYRRHRLDKVENANFVTVLGREDRCAVKAKRLNSRPWDRWNPFRTREPSQPRPVPDEEFHGVRWVSSRWSNTKVGNVVRLSRDEPVPADIVLLHSSGENGLAYIDTMALDGETNLKTKQVSHALRGCDSIEGIAKCDAEFVAEDPNPELYNFDGRVTVNGKPVPLTLNEIMYRGSIVRNTDCAIGIVINTGEECKIRMNSNQHPRAKRPALEKVVNIIVLTLAAYVIIVSVGVSVGYLKWQKDFENHSWYLAGAAVPFHQIIIAFIIMFNNVVPLALYISLEIVKVGQFLLLNSDIEMYDEETDTPARCNTNTILENLGQVGYVFSDKTGTLTDNIMKFRKISVAGTVWLHEMDLETHTVDDWGTSGADDGHFVRKPSIHREAISVVIREEDAEPVDSPMSPRLSIGRRSSSHWRSTGRPDHVQPEVNTSDMIKYMRLRPHSPFARKAREYLMAVALCHTCLPEMKDGKMNFQASSPDELALVRAAQEMGYLVTQRTSQSITLQVPQMTGHTETMTFQILDVIEFSSARKRMSIVLRYPDGRVCIICKGADSAILPRLKLSSLAMQKATEVRMSADIEHELYRRSEQKEPRNSFGGRRSLTVRRNPIVVTDRTINQQPSADRSKSFEIHKFVRMSDDRPRGSVSGVRGVSFDVSRNQYLATSGNRPTVPDRLGFLDDLAKYDDSDIFAKCFKHLDDFATEGLRTLLYAQKFLSQQEYVVWKKSYDDATTSLTDRQSKIEAAGEMIEQSLDLIGATAIEDKLQKGVPETIDRLRRANIKIWMLTGDKRETAINIAHSARICRPGSELYILDVTKSSLESQLVAVTEDLQAGSVHSVVVIDGHTLSAVENSAELSQKFYAIMILVDSVICCRSSPAQKALLVRTVRSRLGAFKGKHQRGLTLAIGDGANDLAMIQASHVGIGISGKEGLQAARVADYAIAQFRFLQRLLLVHGRWNYIRTAKFILCTFWKEMFFYLPAVVYQGYNGYTGTSLYESTSLTVFNTLFTSLCTICMGVWEQDLSAETLLAIPELYVHGQRNMGLNIWKYTRWMVLAAVEGILVWYAVVAGYGRITPGPRDEGLYALGTLIFTIGILWINWKLFILETHYKPALVMGSFFLTTVGWFAWVAFLDGVYGAQPSGPYAIRYAFRDGFGKDALWWSTVFIVLAMMGLMEVCMKVLKRSMLIAGIWHWPPWKRAKLSDNVEEWDLALWQELEQDPPMREKLKKLACDDFEDEADDDVEDEVFGQT; from the exons TCACAACCATCTTGCCGctcctcttcttcgtcctccTGACCATAGTAAAGGAAGGCTACGATGACTACAGGCGCCACCGCTTGGACAAGGTTGAGAATGCTAATTTCGTCACCGTTCTGGGCCGCGAGGACCGCTGTGCCGTGAAGGCGAAGCGGCTGAATAGTCGTCCGTGGGACCGGTGGAATCCATTTCGCACCAGGGAACCATCGCAACCCCGCCCGGTTCCAGACGAAGAGTTTCACGGCGTGCGATGGGTCTCGTCCAGATGGAGCAACACCAAGGTCGGCAACGTCGTGCGCCTATCCCGTGATGAGCCCGTGCCCGCCGACATTGTTCTGCTCCACAGCAGCGGCGAGAACGGCCTGGCCTACATTGACACGATGGCCCTCGACGGGGAGACCAATCTCAAGACGAAGCAGGTGTCTCACGCCCTGCGCGGCTGCGACTCCATCGAGGGCATTGCGAAATGTGATGCCGAGTTTGTTGCCGAGGATCCGAACCCAGAACTGTACAACTTTGATGGCCGCGTTACCGTCAATGGCAAGCCAGTCCCGCTGACTCTCAACGAAATCATGTATCGCGGCAGCATAGTACGAAACACGGACTGtgccatcggcatcgtcatcaacACCGGAGAGGAATGCAAGATTCGAATGAACTCCAACCAACATCCCCGCGCGAAACGGCCGGCTCTCGAAAAGGTTGTCAACATCATCGTCCTTACCCTGGCCGCCTACGTCATCATCGTATCCGTAGGCGTCTCTGTGGGATACCTCAAGTGGCAGAAAGACTTTGAAAACCATTCTTGGtatctcgccggcgccgccgtcccgttCCACCAGATCATCATCGCCTTCATCATCATGTTTAATAACGTCGTGCCCTTGGCCCTGTACATCAGCTTGGAAATCGTCAAAGTCGGTCAGTTTCTCCTGCTCAACTCGGATATTGAAATGTACGACGAAGAAACGGACACGCCCGCGCGGTgcaacaccaacaccatcCTGGAGAACCTCGGCCAGGTTGGCTACGTCTTCTCCGACAAGACGGGAACTCTCACGGACAACATCATGAAATTTCGCAAGATCAGCGTCGCGGGAACCGTCTGGCTTCATGAGATGGATCTGGAAACCCACACCGTCGATGATTGGGGAACGTCGGGTGCTGACGACGGGCACTTTGTACGGAAGCCCTCCATCCACAGGGAAGCAATCAGCGTCGTGATCCGCGAGGAAGATGCCGAACCTGTTGACTCGCCCATGTCGCCCAGGCTATCCATCGGAAGGCGCTCGTCCTCACACTGGCGATCCACCGGTCGCCCGGATCATGTGCAACCAGAGGTCAACACCTCGGACATgatcaagtacatgcgcctTCGACCGCACTCTCCATTTGCCCGAAAGGCAAGAGAGTACCTTATGGCTGTTGCGCTCTGCCACACGTGTCTGCCGGAGATGAAGGATGGGAAGATGAATTTTCAAGCATCCTCGCCCGACGAGCTTGCCCTGGTCAGAGCAGCGCAGGAGATGGGATACCTGGTGACGCAACGCACGTCGCAGAGCATAACCTTGCAGGTGCCGCAGATGACCGGTCATACCGAGACCATGACCTTTCAGATTCTGGATGTCATCGAGTTCAGCAGTGCCCGCAAGAGAATGTCCATCGTGCTTCGATaccccgacggccgcgtTTGCATCATTTGCAAGGGCGCCGATTCAGCTATCCTGCCCCGTCTTAAGCTGTCCTCCCTGGCCATGCAAAAGGCGACCGAGGTCCGCATGAGTGCCGACATTGAGCACGAATTATATCGACGCAGCGAGCAGAAGGAGCCTCGAAACAGCTTCGGTGGCCGCCGGAGCCTTACCGTCCGCCGAAATCCCATCGTCGTGACGGATCGTACCATCAACCAGCAACCGTCGGCCGACAGGAGCAAGTCGTTTGAGATTCACAAGTTTGTTCGGATGTCCGATGATCGGCCCCGCGGCTCCGTCTCCGGAGTCCGAGGAGTGTCGTTTGATGTGTCCCGAAATCAGTACCTAGCGACGTCAGGAAACCGGCCAACTGTGCCTGACCGGCTTGGCTTTCTCGACGATCTTGCCAAATACGACGACTCGGACATCTTTGCCAAATGCTTCAAGCATCTCGACGACTTTGCCACGGAGGGTCTTCGTACGTTACTATACGCCCAGAAATTCCTGTCACAGCAGGAGTATGTCGTGTGGAAGAAATCCTATGACgatgcgacgacgagcctcACCGACCGCCAGAGTAAGATCGAAGCCGCTGGGGAGATGATTGAGCAATCTCTTGATCTCATCGGAGCAACGGCCATCGAGGATAAGCTGCAAAAGGGTGTCCCTGAAACAATCGATAGACTGCGGCGGGCCAACATCAAGATTTGGATGCTCACTGGCGACAAGCGCGAAACTGCCATTAATATTGCACACTCTGCCCGAATTTGTCGCCCAGGATCCGAGCTCTACATTCTTGACGTCACGAAGAGCTCGCTCGAATCGCAGCTTGTGGCGGTGACCGAAGACCTCCAAGCAGGCTCCGTCCATAgtgtcgtcgtcatcgatggCCATACCCTCAGTGCCGTGGAAAATTCTGCAGAACTTTCACAAAAGTTTTACGCCATCATGATTCTTGTCGACTCCGTCATTTGCTGCAGATCGTCACCGGCACAGAAGGCACTGCTTGTGCGCACCGTTCGCTCGCGGCTGGGCGCCTTCAAAGGGAAGCACCAGCGGGGGCTGACGttggccatcggcgacggagcaAACGATCTCGCTATGATCCAAGCAAGCCACGTTGGCATCGGAATATCTGGGAAAGAGGGACTTCAGGCCGCCCGTGTTGCTGACTATGCCATAGCACAGTTTCGGTTTCTACAGAGGTTACTTCTAGTCCACGGGCGCTGGAACTATATTCGCACCGCCAAGTTCATCCTCTGCACGTTTTGGAAAGAAATGTTCTTCTACCTACCAGCAGTGGTGTATCAAGGGTATAATGGTTATACCGGTACCTCCTTGTACGAATCTACAAGCCTAACTGTATTCAACACCCTATTCACCAGCCTCTGTACCATTTGCATGGGCGTCTGGGAGCAGGACCTGAGTGCAGAAACACTTCTCGCCATACCAGAGCTCTACGTGCACGGACAACGCAACATGGGGCTAAACATTTGGAAATATACCCGATGGATGGtgctggccgccgtcgagggtaTCCTTGTGTGGTACGCCGTCGTGGCTGGTTACGGACGAATCACCCCTGGACCGCGTGACGAGGGACTATATGCTTTGGGAACTCTCATCTTTACCATAGGAATCCTGTGGATTAACTGGAAACTTTT CATTCTCGAGACACATTACAAACCCGCCCTCGTGATGGGATCATTCTTCCTCACAACTGTTGGTTGGTTTGCTTGGGTTGCATTCCTGGACGGCGTGTACGGGGCACAGCCTTCCGGGCCATATGCCATACGCTATGCATTCCGTGACGGTTTCGGCAAGGACGCGCTCTGGTGGTCGACAGTGTTCATCGTGCTCGCCATGATGGGCTTGATGGAAGTGTGCATGAAAGTGCTCAAGCGAAGCATGCTGATCGCGGGCATCTGGCACTGGCCGCCGTGGAAGCGGGCGAAGCTGAGCGACAATGTGGAAGAGTGGGATCTGGCGTTGTGGCAGGAGCTGGAGCAGGACCCGCCGATGCGGGAAAAGCTCAAGAAGCTTGCTTGTGATGACTTTGAGGATGAAgctgatgacgacgtcgaagaCGAAGTATTCGGACAAACATAG